In Granulicella mallensis MP5ACTX8, the sequence AAGAACCCGCAGCAGAGCTCTTGGCCCCACGAGCACAAAGTCCAGCACGACGCGGGGCATCGTGCGCAGATCGTGTGCCAGGGAGGTGCCATGAACTCCGCCGAGCATGACCCCGCGGCGCATGGCGTACCAGCTAAAGCACGATGAGATGGACGCGAAGCAGAACGAGACGATAAGGCCGGTGCCCAGGTGCGGTGTTCCAGCAGCACGGTGTATCCCGAGTTGGGCCAGAAGCATCAGCGAGGGCATGCCAAGCCAGACGACCAGCGCTGTCGCCCAGACCGGCTGTGCGGAGCGCAGGCGTTGCGAGACGGCTCCCAGCAGCCCGGCGGCGAAGATGGCGAAGACAGCTTCCACCAGCATGGCGCGCAGAGCCTTGTGATGGCCTGATTTCAGGTTGCTCGCGAAGAAGGTGCTCGCACGGATCACCGCGCTGATCGCCGCCGCCTTCCAGCTCCACGTGGCGAAGAGCGTTGTGCGAGGGCGCAGTACGATATCCCGCAGGGCCGTTCCTAAAGCTATATCGAGATCGTCCGAATGCGCTGCCTGCGTCGAGTTCATAGCCAAGTTCATAGCGTCGAGTTCATAGCCAAGATAGGTGCATCATAGCGGAGAGCGTGAGTCTCTATCCTCAATCCCATAACAATTGCGTATAGGAAACTCAAGGGGGAGACCTCTGTTCTGCCGAATCTCCGCGTCGTACCTGCTTGATTGACCAGGGGGAATGGGAGAGGGAAATCACTTCTATCTCCCTGCGTTTACATCATTTACTCCAAGCGCTGATAGCATGAGGGCGATGCCGCTGCGGGTTGCGTACTTTCCGGACAGCTTTCATGAAGTCAATGGCGTTGCGCACACCAGCCGCAACTTCGTCGCCTTTGCGCAAAGGCATGGGTTGCCGTTTCTGTGCGTCCGCGCAGGCCGCCGCGCCAATGCCTTTGAGCAGGAAGGCGAACTGCGCACGCTGGAACTGGGCCGCAGCGGGCTGGCGGTGAGCCTTGAGCAGGACCTCCACTTCGACACGCTGTTCTTTCGCTATCGCGACCTGATTTCGCAGACCGTGCGCGACTTTCAGCCGGACGTGATCCATATCACGGGCCCCAGCGAACTGGGTATCTTTGGCGCGTACTTTGCCTGGAAGCTCGGCATCCCGCTGGCTGCAAGCTGGCACACGAATGTGCACGAGTACGCCGCGCGACGGATGCGCTGGCTGACGCGCCACATGGGCAATGCTGGCAAGAGTCTGGACCATGCCACCGAGACCGCTACTCTGGATGCGACCTCGCGGTTCTATCGCCTGGCCAAGGTGCTCTATGCTCCCAACCCCGAACTCTGCGCGCTGTTGGAACGCAAGACCGATCGGCCCTGTTACCTGATGCAGCGTGGAGTTGAGACGGACCTCTTTACTCCCGCGAAACGCACGCGCGGGGAGGACGGAGAGATCGTGCTCGGCTACGTCGGAAGGCTCTCGGTAGAGAAGAACGTCGCGCTGCTGCCTCGGGTCGACGCTGAGTTACGCGCCCGAGGGGTTGCTGCGAAGTGGCTCATCATCGGCCACGGTTCGGAGGAGGCTGTCCTGCGCCGTGAGCTGCCGGAGTCGACGACCTTTGCTGGAGTGCTGCGCGGCGACACGCTGGCCGAGGCCTACGCGAACATGGATCTGCTCGTATTTCCTTCGCACACCGACACCTTCGGCAATGTGGTACTGGAAGCCCTGGCGAGCGGGGTTCCTGCCATCGTGACGCCGGATGGCGGCCCCGCGCATATCGTGCGCGATGGACAGACTGGACGTGTGGCGACCGACGCCGCGTTTGCAGGCGTGATCGCCGAGACGCTCACGCAGCCCGAGCAATTTGCAGCGATGCGAACGGCCGCGCGGGAGTATGCGATGGGCTGCTCGTGGGACGCGGTCTTTGAGCGCGTCTATGCGGCGTATCCGACCAGCCGGTAAGGCGTTCGTCTGGTTCGCTCAGGCCAGGTGGTCGGGGTGCCTGGAGTTGAAGGCGGAGCGGAATTGTCGGGGCGTCTGTCCCTTCGTCTCTTTGAACTGACGATTGAAGTTCGCCAGATTTCGATACCCGACACTATCAGCGATCAGGGAGATCGGTTTATCGGTATGGATCAGGAAGGCGCAGGCGTTGCCGATCCGCAGCCTGGTGACGTATTCGGTCGTCGTCATTCCCGTCTGCAGTTTGAACAGTCGGTGCAAAGAGCTTCTGCTCAGAGCTGCGATCTGGCTGAGTTGGTGAATAGCATTCTGCTCCCGGTAGTGCTCATGCAGGTAGGAGAGAACGCGCCCGATGCGCTCTTCCAACGCATCGGGCATGGCATGGACTGGCGCCGAGGTCAGCGGTCTCGCTTGTACGTCCCGCGACAGCAGGAGCAGGAGTTGCAGCAAAGCCGGCAATCTGTCCTCGGCGGTCTGATCCAGCATGGCGCAGATCATCGGACGGGCCCTGGCTCTTACCTCTTCGGAAAACTCGATGGCCCTGGCCGAGTTTTCAAGGAGCGCCTGTAGGGGGCGTAGCTCAACATGCGGCCGGATCAGGCTCTGTACGAAGGCGTCACTGAACCACAAGACCAGCGCCTGGTGGGTGGGACCTCCTCCGCAGTCTCCGCTGGAGCACCAGGTGTGAGGGATCTTCGGGCCGATGAGGACCAGATCTCCGTCATCGTAGGCGGACATGTTGTCTCCAACAAAGCGCTGCCCGCGGCTGTTCAAGGTCAGTGTCAACTCGTACTCGCTGTTGTAGTGCCACTCGAACGGAATCGCCGGCAGGCGCCGGTCGAACAGGGTCCACGATCCTTCTTTCGAGGCCGCAATGTATTCGAGGTAGGGCTTCATCGTGGGCACCGAATGACGGAATTGTATTCGTTTCGATAGATGATGTGAGATTCCAGTACCGGTTTTTGATACAGGGCGCAAACATGGGCGAAGCCGAACTGCCTATCGTTGTCCTGTGCGCAAGAGCGCGTAAGCAGTTTCCCTGTAGGTGTAGAGTGGGTCACGGATCTGAACGCCGTTTTTTCCCAAGAAAAACGGCACTCGCATGCTCTATCCACTTCTCAGTAACAGGGAAGCTGCTTTAGGAGGCCGTGATGAACCAGACAGCAGTGATGGACGAAAAGGCAGTGGGCAAGCCCGGCGACAACAAACTCACGCCGGCAATTTCTCGGGAATCCCTTCACCTGATCCAGAAGAAGCTGCCTCTGCGGGTGCTTTCCGAGGATGACTTCGCGCACTGGCAGACCTACGGCTTCGTGGTGGTCAAACAAGCTGTGCCCAGGGCCAACGTCGAAGCCCTGAAGAAACTCCTCTGGGAGTTTCAGGAGATGGACCCGAATGACACGTCTACCTGGAACGCGGGTCAACTGCGCGATCATGCGATGAAAGAGTTGAACAACAGCGGCATGGTGGAGATCTACAACCATCAGGCCCTCTGGGATAATCGGCAGAAACAGCGCGTTTACGACGCATTTGTGGACATATGGGACGACGAAAAGCTCTGGGTCACGATCGATCGTGCCAACCTGAACACGCCCAACAGGAGTGGCCGAGCCTTCAGCGGCTTCATCCATACTGACGTCGACACGACGCTCGAACCGCTTCCCGTCAATGTGCAGGGGGTTCTCTCCCTGGTGGACGTCGATGGCGAGACGGGAGGCTTTCAGTGTGTGCCGGAGCTCTTCCACACGTTTGAGGAGTGGAAGAAGCTCCAGCCGGAGGGACGCGACGGCTTCAGGCCTAATGTCGAGGGGTTCGAGGTGTATCCCGTGCCGATGAAGGCCGGCGACCTCATGATCTTCAACAGCCTTCTGGCCCATGGTATCCGTCCGAATACTTCGGAGGACAAGGTGAGGATGGCGCAGTACATCTCGATGACACCCGCGGCGGAGAGCAATGACGAGTTGCGCGAGCGAAGGATTCAGTCGTGGAGGGAACGCCGGGCACCGGAGGGGTTTGCCTTTCCGGGGGATCCGCGCGAGTGGGAGCGGACGAAGTACGAGACAGCTGCCCTTACTCCCCTGGGTCGTAAGCTGCTTGGGCTTGATTCGTGGAGTTGAGCTGCTAATACGAGTGCAGCTCTCCAATGAAGACACTCCAGGGCGCGAGGGTCAGTTGCTGGGTCGTCTGGAAGCGCATGTTTGCTTTGTCGGAGACCAGCAGCATGCGCAGGCCGCCAGGACGCAGGTGCAGGCGCTCTATATCGTTCTGGAGCGAGAGTGTCGTGGTTTTCGACGAGAGGTTACAGGCAATAATGACGGTCCCCGTCTCGCGCACACCCGGAGCTTGGCGTACCCATACCAGGGCGTTGTCGGCGTTGTGATCGAGTACGGAGAGCGAGCCCGTCTGCAGCGCCGGACTTCCGTGGTGCAACTGGCTCAGCCTGCGATAGAAGTTCAGAAGGGAATCGGGATTTAGATCCTCGATGGCTACATTCAGCGATTCATGCCCTGGGACGGAGGCCTCTGCGGGGAGCTTTCCGGAGGTGAATCCCATCAGAGAATCCGGATCGGCGCTTGGTTCGCCCGTCCTCGGATCAATGGGCCGGGGTTTGGGCTTGGTGGGAGGAGGAACATAAGGAACGAAGGCGGTGTAGACGTCTTCGCGCTGGGGTGGCGGCGTTGGCTTGGGAGCTTCCGCCACGGGCTCAGTTGGCTTTGGAAGCGTGATGTTGCCGGGAGTCCACTGCATCGTGGAAGCGCGCTCGATTCCGATCTCCTGCCCATCATGCAGCGAGGCAGGCCCATGCGAGGCAAACAGCATCGTGGCGGCGATCTTCGCCAGCGAAGCCTCTGGTGGCGTCTGTTCATCGAGCTGCAGGACAAGAGGTATGTCCGGAGAGGCTTGCACTGCGGCCAGCTCGCTGCGGTAGTTCTCCAGAGTCGCAGCCCCTTTGCCGAGGTTGAAGTCGACCAGTTCGTGAGATGCACCGCGCTGCCCATGACGGGCTGTTGCTGCGGCGGGGTCGTTATCGGTGAGCAGGATGCGGTCGCCGGGAAAGCCGTTGACCAGCTGGCGGAGAGGCTGCAGGGGGTCTGCTGTTCCGGCCGGGCCTGCAAACAGCGAACTCTTCGCATAGAGCCCTGCCGCTCCGCGCGTCAGCCAGGATCTCGCCTCGGCCAGGGCTTGTTGTGCCCCTCCTTCGTGGTGGGGTGCAAGCTCGACGACGATTCGCACATGGCGGCTGGTCGCCTCGCTGAGCAGATCGTCGAAGCCCGCATCGTCGAAGGGCGACTCGAGTACGATGGCATCGACCCCGAGGGTCTGCAGGTAGTCCAGCCGTTGCGCAACGCCGCGCAGGTCACCTGTGCCATCTCCGTCGGAGTCCTGGAAGTTTTTGGGCTGGACGCGATAGAAGACGGCGTTCTGCCACCAGGTCTCCTGCGTAAGGCCTGAGCCCGCCCAGCCGGGGCGTGCGAGGGTCTGGGCTGCCACCGGGATAGCGGGCGGCACGCAGAGCAGGAAGACGCTACAGAGAAGGATTGTCCGTTGGTTCAGAATCTGCATAGACAAGACCATTCCTCACTTTGATGCTACGTGAGAAACGGTCCGTGGATAGGCTTGGGTTATTTGCCCAGACGTGAGTTACTTGCCCAGATAGGTACGGTAACGCGTCTCGACGACGCCGGTGTTACGCGCGAGCTGCAGCTTGGCCACGTTGTACTGGTAGAGCGCGCTCACAAGCTGTGCATTCGCGCCTGTCACCGTCGCTTGTGCGTCCACCACTTCAAGGTTCGTGTCGACGCCCGCGGTAAAGCGGTCGCGCACATCGGAGAGCTCCTGTTTGGCGAGTTCGACGTTGCTCTGCGCTACCTTTACCAGCTCATTCGCAGCGTTCACGTCGAGCATCGCCGAACGAATCTGGGAGTCGATGGCGACGCGCAGGTCAGCTTCGCGCTGCCGCAGATTCGTAATCTGGGCGCTTACCTGCTGCTCTTCTCCACGCTGTGCGGCTTCCCGGAAGATGGGGAACTTCAGGCTGCCCTGGGCCGTGAAGACGCCGTGGTACAGGCCTCCGGTTTCACCCAGAACGCCGTAGAAGCCGTTGAAGGCCAGGGTCGGCAGGCGTTGATACTTCACGGCGCGCAACTCGCGCCCGTAGACGTCGGCCTCCGCCTGCAGGCTCAGGAAGTCTTTGCGATGCTGGTAGGCCGTTGCTTTGGCCTGGTCGAGGTCCATATCCGCAAGCTGTTGGAACGGCGCCGTATCGGTGAGTTGAAGCTGCTGTCCGGCGGGCAGGCCCATGATGCGGTTGAGCTGGATGGTGTCTTCGGCTAACTGGGTTGCCGCCGAGATGCTGGATTGATCGCGCTGCTGATATTCCACCTGGGCGCGGAGAGCATCGAGACGGATGCCGACGCCGGCCTTGAGGCGATCGGTGGCCTGTTCGAAGAGCGTTTTGGCCGACTCTTCTTCAGCCTGCGCATTGGTCAGCGTGGCCTGGTCGGCGAGGACCTTTAGATAAGCGGTGCTAACGGCCAGTACGAGGTTTCCGCGACCATTCAGTGTGTTCAGGTCGACGACGGCTGCTTCGCGCTTTGCGCCGCGATAGAGCTCGTAAGCCGATAGATCGAACACCGTCTGGTCGGCGTTGATCTGCGCCTGCGTGGTGTTGACTTTGACGATAGTGGGGAACTGACTGGGATCAAAGCCAAACTGGGCAATGAGCGAAGACTTAAAACCCAGGGCCGCGAGATTGATCTGTTGCGCGCTGCTTTGGGCTGTGACGCTCAACGAGGGCAGAAGCGCATTGATGACAGTGTATTGGTCGCCGCGTACGGTGCGTTGGTTCGCGCGGTCGTACTTGATGCGCAGGTTGCGCTCCAGGCCGAACGAGATCGCATCATCCAGCGAAAGCGGCAGAGGACCGTCTTTGGGAAGCTCAACAATGATGCCGCCCGGTCCCATGGTCTTGCTGGGAGCAGTAAAGATCATTCCCGACCCAGCGGGTCGCCCTTGCGTCGTGTCTTCCAGTGCCAGCACAGCGCTGGGGGCCGAAGGCAGGCTGGCCGTCGCCGAGACCGGAGTCTGCTGCGCCGGTAGGGCGTGGCCCGTGGCCAATACAGCGGCCAGCGCTACAGCTGAAGAGAATCGATGTCGTTGCAAAGTCACTGTCATTAGAGTGCCACGCAGAGGAAGGAGATGCGAAATATCGGGAGAAAAGTTCTCAGTTGTCCGTTACCAGTTCTCCGTTGCAGACTATCGCGGTTTCGTTGAACCGAGAACTGGCAACGGAAAACTGGCAACGCTGGATATTTGGGATATCTACGGATTTTTGAGCAGGCCTGCTGCCTCAGGCAGGCTATGTGCCGGTGAGGGCTTCCAGCCGGTTTTTACCTCGTCCTCCTGGGTTCCGATGGTCTTGAAGAGTGCGTGTCCCCCGATGTGGACGTGTGTTTCGGTAATCTGCCACAGACCGGGTGCGATCTCGCGGCGTTCGATATCGAAGGTGCCGCCCTGGTTTAGCTTTCCGATGAGGCCGAAGGCGATTTTGATGTCTCCGACCAGCTTGCCGCGCAGGGTGCGGATGCGATTACCGTTCTTCACGATGACCATCTGTCCGGCCATCGTTCCCATGACATGCGATTCCATGTTCGGGGGATCGAAGGCGGGATTCGGCTGGTAGGCCAGGGTGATGGTCTCCGGGGTCTCGCTGACGATCGTCCAGAGGTAGGCTTTGGGGAGCATCTTCAGCATGGAAGAGGCCTGTTCGTCGTCGTGCGCATCTTCTTTGCGCTGTTTGGCCTGGGCGGAGCGATCGTTGGCGTACTCAGAGATACGGCTCATCTCCTCATCGCTGGCTGCACCATCCAGGGGCCGGCCCCACCGTTCCACGATGCGCTTCAACTCGCCGTCGGGTGTCTGGACAGCCTGATAGGTGACGTCTTTGCCGGGGGTCACATCGTGGCCTCGATAGATCCAGAGGCTCTTATCGGTTTGGGCGGCGGACAGTTCGGACTGCACGGCGGCTTCAACCGCCTGCTGAGCCTGAAGCTGTGAAGTCTGCGCGTGGAGGTTCTGCGGGGAATACAACGCGGCCACCAGCGTAAAAGCGACCAACGACAAATTTCCGGTGGAGCAGCGTACCAGCATCGTTTCAGATTAGATGCTGGAGGGGCCCTTGTGGTTAAAAGGCGTTATTCCGGAACAATCTTTACGAAGATGCCGTCGGGCAGGCTCGCGCTTCCGAGCAGATGCACCACCCCGTCGCGGGTAAAGCCGCGAAGCATTCCTGCCGGAGGTTTTTGCGGAGCGCTGGCTGGTGAAGCCAGACCGGGGGACTCATGTACTCCTCCAAGACTGGGGGGCTGGGACGGTGCGGTCGATTTTGAAGGGTAGGGTGTTGCACGCGGAGTTGGGGCCGTCTCACCGGCGGCGCGCGGGCGCTTCATGCCCCGGTCCATCGCTTCGTTGGCCAGGCGGTCGGCGTCCTTGTTCTTGTGGCGCAGGGCGTGGCTGATCTGGAAGCCGTCGAGCTGCGCGATACGGCGGCGGGCCTCTTCCCAGAGGGGGCGCAGGTCAGGCGAGTTCACCTTGTACTTGCCCTGGATCTGCTTGACCATCAACTCGGAGTCGGAGACGACGCGGAGATTCTTGTAGCCATTGTCCAGCGCCCATTGGAGGCAGCCAAGCAGACCGGAGTATTCGGCGTAGTTGTTGGTGCGGATGCCGAGGAACTCGCTGAGTTCGGCCAGAACCAGACCCGCCTCATCCTGGATGAGGGCTCCATAGCCGGAGGGGCCGGGATTGCCGCGGGCACCTCCGTCGCAGTGTGCAGAGATCCAGGAGGCGGTGTTCTTCCGCGGTTCAACAACGCGCGGTTCGGACGGTTCGGGGAAAAGCGAAGACATTGAGACAAGTGTAAATGGTTCGAAAAAGCGATCGATCGTAACGTAAGGCAATTCAACCCACATCCACGAAAAGGGTCAGATCTTTAGGCGGATTTGCCTTCAATGAGCGAAGACGGTCCTCAAGATTCGAGACGTGAATCTCCAGTTTGTGGCCATCCGGGTCAAGGAAGTAGAACGATGCGCCGGGGCTTCGATTGTCTTGCCAGCAGATCACTTGCGCCTTTTGTAGCTGCTCAACGAGCCTTGAGAATTCCGGGGTGGAGACTGTGAAGGCGGTGTGCGTGTATTCAGGAAGACTTGCGGTACGGGCCTCAGGGTCAAGTGTCAGGCACACCCAATCGGTTCCCGCTTCCAGATAGGCCCCTTTGTACCACTTGGCGATCGGTCGTAGGCCCAGCAGTTGGCTGTAAAAGTGAAACGATCTGTCGAGATCGCTAACCGCGAAGGTGATGTGATTGATCCCGCTTATCAAGAAACTTGTCCTCCAAAACCAGCGTAAGCGCTTCGAGATACATCCAAAGGACAGATCACGAATTTTCAGGGGCGTTTCGCTTACCTTCCGCTAACCGGCTTCGTCTATCGAGGTGTAGTCACCTGACTCCGGAGTCAGACAAGCATGAGCGTAGTAGAGGCGATCGTCCTTCCCGGCGAGACCAGCCGCCGTCGTCCCAGTCCCTTCGCCCTCGGCCTGCAGCAGGCACCAGGTAGCGCTGCAGAGGTAAAATCAGCGGCAGGTATGCCGAAAGCCGCCGCACAACCCGGTACGCGTGCCAAACTGTCCACCGAGCAACTTGAGGCACGGCAGCAGCAGCGCGCTGAAGACGACGAATTGATCCGCGCGGCCCAGAAGGGCGATCGCGCGGCCTTCGATACGCTCGTCCGCCGTTATGACCGCAGCGTGCTTCGTCTCGCGCTGCATGTGCTTGGTAATGAACAAGATGCACAGGATGTTCACCAGGACGCGTTCATCAAGGCATACCGCCACCTGTCGAACTTCCGCTTCGAGTGCTCGTTCTATACGTGGCTGTACCGCATCGTCACGAACCTGTGTCTGGACCAGCTTCGCCGCCGCAAGAGCCGCCGCGAAGACCCGTCGACCGTTCTGGATAGCTCGGGCGACGAGATCGATCTGCTGGCCAATCTGCAGGATGGCCGTGCGATGGCCAACCCGGCTCGCGAGCTGGAGCGTAAGGGCATGAACGAGGCCATCCAGAGCGCACTGGCGGAGTTGACGCCACGTGAGCGCACAGTCTTCGAGTTGAAGCACTACCAGGGGCTCAAGCTGCGCACCATCGGCGAGATGCTCTCCACGACGGAAGAGACGGCGAAGAACACGCTCTTCCGGGCAACAAGAAAGTTGCGAGCACGGCTCGCGGACGTTCGATAAGAAGTAAAAGCAGGGATTGGAAGAAGAAGTAGAGCAAGGATTGGAAGTACGGGCTCGTCGTCAGATCGTGAATTGGCAATAAATCAGTGGCCGTAGAGCCGCATGCAGCAAAGGTAATACCACTCAGAGGCTGGTTAGAGGTACGCAAACATGACGTGTGAAAACGCACAACAGAACATCATCCTCGCGCAGTATGGCGAGCTTCCGGACGAATTGCAGTTTCCGCTGGAACAGCACATCGCAGGATGCGAAGACTGCCGCCGCGAGTGGAAGGCCCTGCTGGCTCTGAACGAGGAGCTCGCGCTGACGCCGATGCAGGAGCCCTCGCCGAACCTTCTGGCGGCCTCGCGCATGCGGCTGGACGAGGCGCTCGATGCCATGCCGGCCCGCTCGCTCTCGCAAAGCTTCTTCGGCAGTGCCTTCCGCTGGCTGGGCTACGTGCAGGGAGCTCCCGCGCTCACCACGCTTCTGCTCGGAGCGGGCTTTCTGGGCGGCAACTTTATCGCGCGCTACCAGGTCGCCCATGCGCCCAAGCTGCCGACGCCGGTCAT encodes:
- a CDS encoding glycosyltransferase; this encodes MPLRVAYFPDSFHEVNGVAHTSRNFVAFAQRHGLPFLCVRAGRRANAFEQEGELRTLELGRSGLAVSLEQDLHFDTLFFRYRDLISQTVRDFQPDVIHITGPSELGIFGAYFAWKLGIPLAASWHTNVHEYAARRMRWLTRHMGNAGKSLDHATETATLDATSRFYRLAKVLYAPNPELCALLERKTDRPCYLMQRGVETDLFTPAKRTRGEDGEIVLGYVGRLSVEKNVALLPRVDAELRARGVAAKWLIIGHGSEEAVLRRELPESTTFAGVLRGDTLAEAYANMDLLVFPSHTDTFGNVVLEALASGVPAIVTPDGGPAHIVRDGQTGRVATDAAFAGVIAETLTQPEQFAAMRTAAREYAMGCSWDAVFERVYAAYPTSR
- a CDS encoding helix-turn-helix domain-containing protein: MKPYLEYIAASKEGSWTLFDRRLPAIPFEWHYNSEYELTLTLNSRGQRFVGDNMSAYDDGDLVLIGPKIPHTWCSSGDCGGGPTHQALVLWFSDAFVQSLIRPHVELRPLQALLENSARAIEFSEEVRARARPMICAMLDQTAEDRLPALLQLLLLLSRDVQARPLTSAPVHAMPDALEERIGRVLSYLHEHYREQNAIHQLSQIAALSRSSLHRLFKLQTGMTTTEYVTRLRIGNACAFLIHTDKPISLIADSVGYRNLANFNRQFKETKGQTPRQFRSAFNSRHPDHLA
- a CDS encoding phytanoyl-CoA dioxygenase family protein, which codes for MNQTAVMDEKAVGKPGDNKLTPAISRESLHLIQKKLPLRVLSEDDFAHWQTYGFVVVKQAVPRANVEALKKLLWEFQEMDPNDTSTWNAGQLRDHAMKELNNSGMVEIYNHQALWDNRQKQRVYDAFVDIWDDEKLWVTIDRANLNTPNRSGRAFSGFIHTDVDTTLEPLPVNVQGVLSLVDVDGETGGFQCVPELFHTFEEWKKLQPEGRDGFRPNVEGFEVYPVPMKAGDLMIFNSLLAHGIRPNTSEDKVRMAQYISMTPAAESNDELRERRIQSWRERRAPEGFAFPGDPREWERTKYETAALTPLGRKLLGLDSWS
- a CDS encoding alpha-amylase family glycosyl hydrolase, giving the protein MQILNQRTILLCSVFLLCVPPAIPVAAQTLARPGWAGSGLTQETWWQNAVFYRVQPKNFQDSDGDGTGDLRGVAQRLDYLQTLGVDAIVLESPFDDAGFDDLLSEATSRHVRIVVELAPHHEGGAQQALAEARSWLTRGAAGLYAKSSLFAGPAGTADPLQPLRQLVNGFPGDRILLTDNDPAAATARHGQRGASHELVDFNLGKGAATLENYRSELAAVQASPDIPLVLQLDEQTPPEASLAKIAATMLFASHGPASLHDGQEIGIERASTMQWTPGNITLPKPTEPVAEAPKPTPPPQREDVYTAFVPYVPPPTKPKPRPIDPRTGEPSADPDSLMGFTSGKLPAEASVPGHESLNVAIEDLNPDSLLNFYRRLSQLHHGSPALQTGSLSVLDHNADNALVWVRQAPGVRETGTVIIACNLSSKTTTLSLQNDIERLHLRPGGLRMLLVSDKANMRFQTTQQLTLAPWSVFIGELHSY
- a CDS encoding TolC family protein, which gives rise to MTLQRHRFSSAVALAAVLATGHALPAQQTPVSATASLPSAPSAVLALEDTTQGRPAGSGMIFTAPSKTMGPGGIIVELPKDGPLPLSLDDAISFGLERNLRIKYDRANQRTVRGDQYTVINALLPSLSVTAQSSAQQINLAALGFKSSLIAQFGFDPSQFPTIVKVNTTQAQINADQTVFDLSAYELYRGAKREAAVVDLNTLNGRGNLVLAVSTAYLKVLADQATLTNAQAEEESAKTLFEQATDRLKAGVGIRLDALRAQVEYQQRDQSSISAATQLAEDTIQLNRIMGLPAGQQLQLTDTAPFQQLADMDLDQAKATAYQHRKDFLSLQAEADVYGRELRAVKYQRLPTLAFNGFYGVLGETGGLYHGVFTAQGSLKFPIFREAAQRGEEQQVSAQITNLRQREADLRVAIDSQIRSAMLDVNAANELVKVAQSNVELAKQELSDVRDRFTAGVDTNLEVVDAQATVTGANAQLVSALYQYNVAKLQLARNTGVVETRYRTYLGK
- a CDS encoding ribonuclease HI family protein, with the translated sequence MSSLFPEPSEPRVVEPRKNTASWISAHCDGGARGNPGPSGYGALIQDEAGLVLAELSEFLGIRTNNYAEYSGLLGCLQWALDNGYKNLRVVSDSELMVKQIQGKYKVNSPDLRPLWEEARRRIAQLDGFQISHALRHKNKDADRLANEAMDRGMKRPRAAGETAPTPRATPYPSKSTAPSQPPSLGGVHESPGLASPASAPQKPPAGMLRGFTRDGVVHLLGSASLPDGIFVKIVPE
- a CDS encoding fosfomycin resistance glutathione transferase; this encodes MISGINHITFAVSDLDRSFHFYSQLLGLRPIAKWYKGAYLEAGTDWVCLTLDPEARTASLPEYTHTAFTVSTPEFSRLVEQLQKAQVICWQDNRSPGASFYFLDPDGHKLEIHVSNLEDRLRSLKANPPKDLTLFVDVG
- a CDS encoding RNA polymerase sigma factor, with protein sequence MSVVEAIVLPGETSRRRPSPFALGLQQAPGSAAEVKSAAGMPKAAAQPGTRAKLSTEQLEARQQQRAEDDELIRAAQKGDRAAFDTLVRRYDRSVLRLALHVLGNEQDAQDVHQDAFIKAYRHLSNFRFECSFYTWLYRIVTNLCLDQLRRRKSRREDPSTVLDSSGDEIDLLANLQDGRAMANPARELERKGMNEAIQSALAELTPRERTVFELKHYQGLKLRTIGEMLSTTEETAKNTLFRATRKLRARLADVR